Genomic segment of Candidatus Bipolaricaulota bacterium:
GTCCGAACCGAAAATCGTCATGCGCTTCTGGTTGATCTCCGGAGTGGCCGCGGTCATCGGAGTAATCATATCGTTGATGGATCAGGGGTGGTATTGATCATGGATCACATAACACGTAGCAATGAAACAATGGAGCAATTTTTTCTCCAACCCCAATTTCTAGTTTCCAGTTTCTATTTTCCCATTCCGCATTACTTTTTACTCATTACTTAACTTATGGAATTCCCGAATTTTAAAGGCAAAAAAGTCACGGTCATGGGCCTCGGCTTATTGGGGCGCGGCTTGCTTGATACCAAATTTTTCGTAAAACATGGCGCCATTGTCACGGTTACGGATTTGAAAACGGAAGAAGAATTGGCCTCGTCATTGAAAGAATTAGCCGGTCTGCCCATCAAATACACGCTGGGCAAACACGTCGATGAGGATTTTACGAGCGCGGATTTGATTTTAAGAAACGCGGACGTGCCGGCAAACTCGCCTTTTTTGAAAGTCGCAATAGACGCGGGCGTCGAAATAGAAATGGATGAATCGCTATTCGCCAAATATTGCCCCTGCCCGATTATCGGCATTACCGGCACTCGAGGAAAAACAACCACCGCGACTTTGATCGCCGAGATTTTAAAATTAACGGGAAAAAAAGTTTTTCTGGCCGGAAACATCATGGGCAAAGCGACTTTGCCGCTAATCGATGAGGCGACGGAAGATGATCTGGTCGTTTTGGAATTATCGAGCTGGCAGCTGCAAGGTTTCGGCGCGGACAAAATCAGCCCGCAAATCGCCATGGTCACCAATATTTATCCGGATCATCTCAATCGCTACGCAAACATGGCAGAATACATTGAAGACAAAAAAAATATTTACAAATACCAGCGCCAAACCGACTGCTTGATTTTGAACGCCAAAAACGAAGAGACGAAAAAAATGGCCGATGAGACCCAAGCGCAAATCATTTGGTTTGACGATGAATCAGTGCGGCCGGACTGGGATTTGAAACTGCTCGGAGTTCACAACAAAGAAAACGTGGGCGCGGCTTTGAAAGTCGCGGAAATTTTCGAACTCGACATAAAA
This window contains:
- the murD gene encoding UDP-N-acetylmuramoyl-L-alanine--D-glutamate ligase; translation: MEFPNFKGKKVTVMGLGLLGRGLLDTKFFVKHGAIVTVTDLKTEEELASSLKELAGLPIKYTLGKHVDEDFTSADLILRNADVPANSPFLKVAIDAGVEIEMDESLFAKYCPCPIIGITGTRGKTTTATLIAEILKLTGKKVFLAGNIMGKATLPLIDEATEDDLVVLELSSWQLQGFGADKISPQIAMVTNIYPDHLNRYANMAEYIEDKKNIYKYQRQTDCLILNAKNEETKKMADETQAQIIWFDDESVRPDWDLKLLGVHNKENVGAALKVAEIFELDIKKVREVCENFKGVENRLEKIAKIDGVTFVNDTTSTTPVAGQAALKAYQDFPIILIAGGADKKLDLSDLAKDIAENVKACFLLEGTATAELKKQIEAFGGDDVAGIYDNMDKAVADAFESSEVGDVILLSPSLASFGLFKNEFDRGDKFRQAVNKLKSLEAGRGEQQIETQFGEVSPKLEDAEEKNLDQIR